The genomic DNA TATATCCACGGTGTTAAAGCCGGCTGTCCTTGGCGTAGTCGATTGGAAAAACGCCGACAAAATCCGCTCTTGCGTGCTCATGTTAGCGAATACCCCGTCATTTTCAAGCAGCAAAAAGAGCAACATACCGCTCGCCAAAAGCACGAGGGTAGACACTAGCACCGCGCGGGTATGAAGTCTGAGCTTAAAAAAATAAAACCGACTTTCTACAAGATCGTTCCACACCACAAAGCCAATACCGCCCACAATGATCAACGCGGCGATGGTGAGAACCACCAGCGGATCGTTATAAAAATATGTCAGAGACGAAGACGGCGTACGAACACCCATCAAGTCGAAACCTGCGTTACAAAATGCTGATACCGAATGGAAAACGGAAAACCATAGCCCCCGCCCCAAACCAAATTTGGGAACAAACCGTACCGCTAACAACACCGCGCCCATCCCTTCAAAAATGGCCGTTCCAATCAGCATGCGTTTCACCAGACGGATAACGCCGCCAACCTGTGTGGCGCTGATGGCTTCTGCCAACAAGGAGCGTTCGCGCAGACCAATGCGCCTTCCAACCACCAGAGAAAATAAAATGGCGATGGCCATGAAGCCAAGCCCGCCGATTTGAATAAGCAATAAAATGATAGCCTGACCAAACACCGAAAACTGTGTCCATGTATCATATAAAACTAGCCCTGTGACACAGGTGGCAGACACCGAAGTAAACAGCGCGTTTAAAAATGGAATCGCCTCACCATTGCGACTGGCAATAGGTAAGCTTAAAAATACCCCGCCCGCCAGAATAATAAAGGCGAACCCAACCGCGATAATTCGCGTTGCGCTCCACTGTTTTATATTCATCTGCCTATCCCTCTCATTTCTCCCAGCAACGCATCGACCGATTCGCCTGCGTTAAGCAATCGTTCCGCGCCTGTGTCTTCAAAAATTTTGCACAAATCTGGCGCGTTGCAACGCGCTATAATATAAATACCGGGGTCCGCGCGCTTTGCGGCATGGCATATTGCCAAGTTTTTGCTATCATCACCTGAAAGCGCAAACAGCGCCGAATAAAAGTCATCCTCAGGAAAAGAGGATGTTAAAAGCGCTTTACACTTTATCCCGGATTTCTTCATTTTCTCTACGACGTCGGGCGCTCCGTAAACCAACACACCTTGATTAGCACGCCCTTTCGCACCATCAAGAAAGTTTTCATTTTCAAAAAACAAGTCCAGCCGATACATAATAAAATAGCCGAGTAGAAACGTTCCCAGAGCTGCAAAAACCAGCAGAGCCGTCATATTGTTCCATCCGCCTTTCTGTTGCTATAATAACAGAAAGGTTATAATGCCAGTGTCCTTGTTTGCGCCACCGTATTATTTTTTTATAAAGATGGTCGAATATACCGAGTCTCGTTCTCAGGACCTGGCCATAGCCACCCGTATAAAAATTTTTTAACGTTATACATCCAGCAATATGCCGCTTGTCTTATTTTAGTTTATCCACTATTTTACCATAACACTGTTGCAGGGTAAACCCCATTTGCATCCTTCACACAGATAAGGCTGTTTGCTATAATATAGCTGGTCTATTTAGGAAGGAGGTGGCTTGGATGCAGCGCAATTACATCGGTAGCGTGCGGTTAAAAACGCCGCTGGCAGAGGATTCCTATCTGCACAATATACCGGCGGTGCGCCATTTGGCGCAGCAAAAGGAACTAACCTTCACCCACGCGGTTACCTTTTTGGTGGGCGAAAACGGCACGGGCAAATCGACGCTGCTCGAGGGCATCGCTGTAGCCTATGGCTTCAACGCCGAGGGCGGTACCAGAAATTTCAGCTTTGAAACCAGCGCCACCCATTCAGAACTGCACCGACACCTCACGCTCTTAAAAAGCGCTTATCCCAAGGACGGTTTTTTTCTGCGAGCCGAAAGCTTTTATAACGCCACCAGCTACATCGATGCGGTATACGAAGATAAACTCAGAGCAAAGGTGCCCACCGCATACGGTGCGGGTGCGCTGCATGCGCAATCCCACGGCGAGAGCTTTCTCTCACTAGTGGAAAATCGTTTTAGCGGTAACGGTCTTTATCTGCTCGACGAACCGGAGTCCGCCCTTTCACCCAGTCGCCTTATGGCCTTGATGGTGCATCTCCACGCACTCGTGCAAAAGAATTCCCAGTTCATCATCGCCACCCACTCGCCCATCCTGATAACCTACCCCGGCGCACAGGTGTATGAGCTTTCAGAGGCGGGTGTCTGTTCGGTAGATTACCGCAAGACCGAACATTATCAGCTGACTCGTCGCTTTCTAGAAAGACCTGAGAAAATGCTACACTACCTTTTGGACGCGGAATAACTCTCTATAAATGAATTTTTAAAGAATTTTTGATTGCCACAATATCAGCGAACGAGCATACCTTTTTGTCACGCCAATTGACGGACATATGGCAAAATGATATATTGTATGCAGCATCATCAACAATATACACTATATAGAAACAGGTGGCAATATGGAGCAACTGGAATTGATGCCGGCGCGGATAAAGATTGCAGCCATTGTGCGTAAAGCTATTTTATCCGGCGAATTTACAGCCGGATCGGAATTGTCCTTAACTGAAACGGCAGCAAAAATTGGGGTGTCGCGCACGCCGGTTCGCGAGGCTTTCCAGACACTCGCGGCAGAAGGGCTTATAGAGTTGCGCATGAACAAGGGTGCCGTTGTCAAGTCGATTGACGAAAACTTTATTAAAGACCACTTTAGCATACGAATGCTTTTAGAGGGCGAAGCCGTCGCGCGTGCCATACAAAACGGCATGGATGCCAACGAGCTAATGGCGCTTCAAGCCACCGTATCAGACAATCTTCATTTTGTTGCCGACAACACTTATGAATTATATAATCAAAATTTTCACACTGCAATCTGGGCGGCAACCCAAAGCCAAAAGCTGTATCATTTTTGTGAGACGCTATGGAACGGCCCTTCTTTCAGCCGTGCAGTACCCGACGAAGAGCATAGAAGAAGATCTATTGCCGAGCATAGTCAGATTATCGGCTATATAGCCGAGGGTGATGCTGAGTCAGGCCGCCGGACTATGGCTGCACATATTGAGCGGAGCATGCACAATATTTTAAACGGTTTTAAGATGCGATAATATTATGTGATTTAAATAATAAATGGCGCAGAAAGTATACACCTGCAACAAATATGTGCGCAGTGTATATCTTTAGCGCCATTTTAATTGACTTTGCATATCAAAGCTCGTAATATTGTATACAATATACAATATTCGCAATTTAAAAGGAGTGGCGTTATGCATGCACTAGAAAAAATTCTTGCCAAGGCAAGCGAAAAATCGTCAGTGATGGCGGGGGAGATTGTCACCGCAAAGGTGAGCTTTGCAGAGATTAACGACCTGTATTTGCAAACCGTGTACTCTTTTAAAGAAATGGGCGGAACCAAGGTCTGGGATAAGGATCGGGTGGCTTTTGTATTTGACCATTATGCACCCTGTCCTACGATTGAGGCGGCAAGAAATCACGCTGAGATGCGCGCGTTCGCCCAAGAAAACAACCTGACCTACCACTTTGACGTCAACGCAGGTGTTTGTCATCAGGTCATGCCCGAGCGGGGGGTCGTTTATCCGGGTATGATTGTGGTCGCGACTGATTCGCATACCACTACACACGGCGCATTCGGCGCATTCGGCACCGGCGTCGGCGCAACCGATATGGCCACCATTCTGCTTAGTGGCGAGCTATGGATGCGTGTACCGGAAATTATCGAAATACGCATTGAAGGTACCGCGCCCAAGGGCGTTTATCCAAAGGATGTTATTCTACATATTCTTGGCAAAATAAAGGCGGACGGCGCGGTATATAAAGCGATAGATTTCACCGGCAGCTATGTTGAACAGCTTGACGTTGCCGGGCGAATGGTTCTCTGCAACATGGCCGTGGAGATGGGGGCTAAGACCGCCTATATGCAGCCCAATGATCTGGTGCTCGAATATGCAGGCAAAAGGGCGGTTCGCCCGTTTGTGGTAGAATACACCGACGCTGATTATGTCTATGCAGAAAGTCATGTGTTTGACATCAGCGAATTGACCCCGCAGCTTTCAGCTCCGCACAGCGTTGACAATGTCTACCCGCTGGAAGACGTGGGTAGAGTTAAAATTAATCAGGGTGTCATCGGCACCTGCACCGGCGGACGCGTGACGGATATTGCGGTTGCCGCACAAATTCTTCGCGGCAAAAAAATCCCCGAATATATCCGACTTATTATTGTCCCCGCTTCCGCACAGGTCATGAGAGAATGCATGGATAAAGGTTATATCCAGGATTTAATGGTCGCAGGCGCAACCATTACCTCCCCCGGCTGCGGGCCTTGTCTTGGCGCGCACGAGGGTGTCATTGCTCCCGGCGAAATATGCATCACAGCGTCTAACCGCAACTTCCCTGGGCGGATGGGCAGTACTCAGGCACAGCTGTATCTAGCGTCCCCCGCAACTGTCGCAGCTTCGGCGCTAAACGGCTACATCACCGATCCTAGAACCATTCTGTGAAGAAAGGAAGAGCCAATATGAACAACATTATTGAGAGCGCTGCCGTTGTACTGGGGAGCAACATTGACACCGATCAGATTTATCCCGGGCGGTTTCTCGCCTTGGTTGAACCAGATGAAATCGGCAAACATTGCCTGGAAGGCCTTGACGAACAAATCCGCCAGCTAGCGCCGGGCAGCATTGTGGTGGCAGGCACAAATTTTGGTTGCGGCTCAAGCCGTGAGCATGCGGTCATCACGCTGCAAAATGCGAAGGTTCAGGCGGTGGTGGCAGAATCTTTCGCTCGTATTTTTTTTAGAAACGCTATCAATTTGGGGTTGCCGCTGATTATATGTAAAGGAATCAGCCAAACGGTCAAAACCGGGCATTTGCTGCGCGTGGACTTAACCGCTGGCACGGTAGCGGTGCTGGAGACTGGTGTAGTGCTGCAAGCAGAAAAGCTGGGCGATCATATTTTGGGGATTATCCGTGCAGGCGGGATAAAGCCGCTGTTTAGAGCCAAATATGCAAAGTCTCCACAGGAATAGTGTGTATTGGAAAAAGAGAAGGCAATCTGCTTGACGCAGCTTATGCCTTCTCTTTTTCAGTGCGGTTTTAAAAATGCACCTTTCTATGAAATAAAAAAAGATGAATCCAAATAACATCAGCGAGCCAGCATACTGCCGATAATATCCCTACAGTTTGAGCTGCGTATCTGTAACATGCTTTTCGTGATAAGGAAAGGCTTTTTCAAATGATAATAGGCGGGGTTTCCAAAAATGATAACGGCCGGATATTCGGTTTTTTTGGCAATGGCTAGTGTGTGATGCACCAAAGCAGCGCCCACGCCCTGTCTCTGACAATCGGGCGAAACACTCAATGGGCCAAAGGTCAGCACCGGGTGCGCGCGACCATCGCTGTCGATTACCTGTGCCACCGAATACATGATATTGCCTACAACGCAATCATCCTGTACCGCCACATAATCCAGCTCCGGCAAAAACGCCTTGGAATAGCGCAGATTGTGCGCCAACAGATGTTCGTCACAGCCTGGCTTATAAACGTCCCAAAACGCGTCCCGTGTCAGATGCTCAACCACACGGTAATCCTGCTCAGCCTCAGGCCGGATAATAATATTTTTGCTCACACCTCTTGCTCCCCTTCCTTAATTACGATCATGTTGCCTTCTTGATGGCGTCTTTCTAAAACGCGCCGGGCCTTTCGGTTTTCCACCGTATCAAAAAGAATCGAAAAGTCATAGTTTTCCGGGTAAAGTTCACTGGCAGGCACCTGAAGCTTGATGCGCTTATGGTTAACCAGTTTTTTGATTCCCTTGACCTGTACGCCGATCTCCCCCCTGTCATTAGCCCGGGCAAAGACGATACCAGTTTCTTTGGTGGGATATACTAGCACGCTATCTCCAACCTGAAATGTATCACAGCGGGGCGTCTGATTCTGCTGTGTTTTTTGCCGGGTGATTTTTGGTGCCGTTGATTTGCCTAAACCATTAATCGCTTTGTTTTGCTGCAAAACTGGCAAGCTTTTAGCGTTTTGATCGGTGTAAGCAGCCTCTCGGGCGCGTTTTAGCATCGCTTCGGGCATGCCCAGTCGCTCGGCGATATACAGCGCGCAACTTTCACCTGCCTCACCAATTTCAAGGCGGTAAAGTGGACGCAAGCTTTCACGGTCAAAGGCCATGCGGGCATTGATAAGGCCGGGTGTATTATCTGCATAGGTTTTTATTTCAGGGTAGTGCGTCGTAGCAGCAAAGAGGCAGCCTTTTGCGCAGAGTACATCCAAAATAGCTACTGCAATACCCATGCCCTCGGCAGGGTCGGTGCCAGAGCCCAGCTCGTCAAGCAACACCAATGATTCACCCGTCGCCTGACGCAAAATGTCCAGCACATTTTTGATATGGGCGGAAAAAGTAGAGAGGTTTTCTGAAATGCTCTGTCCATCGCCGACATCACAAAGCACAAGATTTTGCATGCAAAGGCTACTGCCCGCCTCGGCGGGTAAATGCAATCCACTTTGCGCCATAAGCGAAAATAATCCGACCGTTTTAAGCGTGACGGTTTTGCCGCCAGTATTGGGTCCGGTGATGACAACGCCGGAAAGCTCGCCGCCCACCGCAAAATTCAACGGCACCGCCGTGGCCTTATCCAACAGCGGGTGTCGCGCACCCAACAGCCGAATGCACCGATTGGTAGTGATGCCAACTGGTCCAGCCTGCATGGAAAGGCTGAGCTTGCCCTTGGCAAAAAGAAAATCCAACACCTGCATTGTTTCGACGTTACGCTTTAATGTAGGCAGATTATCGCTGATCAGGGCAGTCAACACATATAAAATACGTCGGACTTCGCTGTCCTCCTCTACCTCTAACGCGTACAGTGCCGACTGAAAGCGCCCAACCGAGGCGGGCTCAATAAAGCAAGTTCCCCCGGTGTTGGAGACTTCGATCACCGTACCGGTGACATCTTTTTTGTGTTCGCGTTTAACCGGCAGTGTATAATGCCCGCCGCGCATGGAGATAAAGCTTTCGGAAAACCAGGCCTTGTTTTTTCGCAGGAGCGCATCCAGCTTCCCCTTTATCTGGTCGGTGGTGATCGTCATTTGACGGCGAATATCGTTGAGTCGGTCAGACGCACGATCATCCAACGCGCCGCTTCTGATACAGCGCTGAAGCTCGTTTTCCATATCACCGAGCGGGTCGATGCCACTGCCATACCACGCGATGGCCGAATCAGTTGCTTCGGCCCGTTTTAGGTACGCGCGCATTCTGCGGCATGAAGCCAAAAAAGATATGACATGCTCAATTTGTTCAGGTATCAGCATGGCGTCCGCCTGTATTAGCCCGATAACCTTTTGCAGCTCGGTCATGGGTGAAAGAGGCGGGGCTCCCGCTTGTTCCAAAATTCGCCGAGCCTGAGTGGTTTCGTTCATCCAGCGCTGGGCTTCTGCCTCGTTAAGGGTGGGAGTTAGCGCAAGACAACGTGCCTTAACCTCTTCTGATAATGCATTGTTAGCCAGAAGATTTAATATTTTATCAAATTCAAGTGTTTTATAATGCGAATTCAAGTTAATCACCTTCTTTAAAAATAAAAACCCGCAGAAAGATACACCACACCTGTCAGTGTAGCATGCTCCCTGCGGGCAAAAAATCAATATAAAAAGATGGCGTGACAAGCACACCTTGTCACGCTTCTATATTGAGGCGGTTGAAGCAGTCTGTCAGGTATGTTCTACAAAAGGGTAACCTAAACCAGAGGGGCATTCCCCTCGTTCGGCCGACCTTTTGCGTCTCTATTTAATTAGAGATCACCATAACAGACAATACGGACATCAACACGCCACCTTTTCTTTTTTCTTAAATATGACACAGTTTTTATTCTTTGTCAAGCGGCAATGTTCTGTTATCAGGAAATTGATACCGTTACTAGATTTTTTATGCAAATAAAATGCGCGTCACGTTCTATAAAACAATGAGTCACGGGAGGCGCTACATATTTTTACAAAACCGAATCCAATGTTCAAAATTTTCTAAGACGCTCAGATAGTTAAAATCCGTAGTCACCGTCAATAAATATGACCTTGATTCTGTCCTTGACAAACTGCCCCGCTATTAGAACAAAATCGTTGCAAATACGCTGAGGGTGGTTGCAGTCCACGCACCGGCCCAGCTTGGCGCAGGGTGTTTCTTTTTCTAGGCGTTTGGCATCCAGTGGGGCGGCTACCTGCCGCGCACGATCAATAGCGGCCTCCAGTGTGTCTGCTAGCTTGTTGGTTCCGGTCACGACGATGACCTGTCTGGGGCCGTAGAGCATAGGTGCGACACGGCTACCGTTGCCATCAATGTTAAATAGCCTCCCGTCCGTCGTAACGGCATTGACACCGGTAAAAAAGGTATCGACACAAAAATTCTGTAGATATATCTCACGCTTTTCTTCGGAGACCAGCCCCGGTCGGTGCTTATCTAAAAAACGGTAGGATCCGCTGCGTAGAAAATCAAACACTCCAGTCTGCGCCAGCGTCAGCGAATCGCCGCAACCGACGGTGTCCCCCTCTTTTAATAGAGTGGTAATAAGTGAAAGCAGCGCCTCAGGAGTGTCAACATAATAACCGCCCATATTATGCCGCTGCAAATTTTGAATTGTTTTTTTGATTCTTGTCTTCATATGGTTTTACCCTCCTTTACGCCGCACAGGGCGGTTCGCAAACAATTTTATCATTTCATTAGCGGTGTAGACTAGGCTACATTTATTGATGTGATTAACTCAGAGCGCATAGCCTTGGGCGGCGGTGTGGTACACCAGTGCTTTAACCATCGAATGGATATTGCGGCGCAATCGTCCCACTCGTGTAGTAAAGCGTTATAGATAACGCTGTTTAAGCTTTCATACATACTAAGCACCGACTATTATGTGAAGCTTTATTTTTCTTAAAGCAAGTACGCCGCCAGGTTTTATTCCAGCGGCGTTTTTATCAACCGTTTTGCTTAATGACCGGAACCCAGACCTCGTACCGTGTGTTTTCAGGTGTAGGATCGAAATAGACCTCCACATCGGGGCCGGTACTATACTCATAACCGGAGGTGGGTAGCCATTCGGTAATGATACGCTGCTCCAGTACCTGAATCGAGGTACCGGTGCCCTGCCCAGTAAAGATGGCCCAGGTAGCGGCGGGAACCAAATATTCCTCAAAACCGTCGGCAGGCAGAGTGCTCGCCACTGCGATATAATACCGCCACTGTTCTGCCGCCCCATTGCAGGCACTGATGCCCAGAACCCCTTTGGGCTGGCCGTTCATAAGGCCACACATTTTGGCGATGCTGCCATCTTGCGCCGCTTTGGCCCACATTTTGGGTACCGTCTCAAAATTCTTTTCCATATCTTTGTCCATTTCCATACCCAGTCCCACAATACGAAAAGCTTCTTTTTTCTCGATTCTATAATCCATCTGTACCGCTCCTTTAATTGTAATTTGGAAGCTGATGGGTGGAAAGGATGTAAGAACCCTGCCTTTTTCTCTGGCCTGAGACGGAGCAAAACCATGTACACTCTGAAAAGCACGGTTAAAAGCGGTGGGCGAATCATAGCCGTACTTTGCGGCGATATCAATAATTTTTTGGTCTCCGCTTTGTAAATCCGCTGCTGCCCGGCTCTTCCGCCTGCGACGAATGTACTCCGACAGCGAAACCCCCGCCATATAGCCGAACATGCGCTGAAAATGATAAGCCGAACAGCAAGCGATTCTGCCAAGCTGTTCATAATTCAGCTCGTCGGTGAGATGCTCTTCGATATAATTGATCGCAGCGTTGAGTCTTTTTATCCAATCCATCCGTATCGCACTCCCTTTAATCAAAGGATAACAGCTTTAGGCAAACCGTGTCCTCGCATTCTATGCACAAAAACGAGAGGCCTATACGCTATTACAAAATCTCTTGTACCCGACCGACTTGGCCGTCTTCTAGCATCACCTTGATTCCGTGGGGGTGAAAGCTGCTCTTGGTCAGTATTCTCCCCACAACCCCCTCAGTTAGTTTTCCGGTGCGCTGATCTGCTTTTAGCACGATGTTGACTCTGGCACCAATGTTGATATCCGTCCTGTTTTGTCCTTTCAAAATACATCCTCCCTATTTGCCAGAATAAAGGCTTCCGGCACCTCCATACGCCGGGCAGTCTCTGCCACCGTCATGCCACCCGCCAGAAAGCGGCGCACGACCACCGCCATATTTTCGCCCACCTCGACAATGTGCCCGTCGGGGTCGTAAAGCCGTACCACCCGCTGGCCCCAGCGGTGTTCCTTGAGCGGATGGAC from Oscillospiraceae bacterium MB24-C1 includes the following:
- a CDS encoding lactate utilization protein gives rise to the protein MKTRIKKTIQNLQRHNMGGYYVDTPEALLSLITTLLKEGDTVGCGDSLTLAQTGVFDFLRSGSYRFLDKHRPGLVSEEKREIYLQNFCVDTFFTGVNAVTTDGRLFNIDGNGSRVAPMLYGPRQVIVVTGTNKLADTLEAAIDRARQVAAPLDAKRLEKETPCAKLGRCVDCNHPQRICNDFVLIAGQFVKDRIKVIFIDGDYGF
- a CDS encoding NAD-binding protein; translation: MTALLVFAALGTFLLGYFIMYRLDLFFENENFLDGAKGRANQGVLVYGAPDVVEKMKKSGIKCKALLTSSFPEDDFYSALFALSGDDSKNLAICHAAKRADPGIYIIARCNAPDLCKIFEDTGAERLLNAGESVDALLGEMRGIGR
- a CDS encoding YwbE family protein, which gives rise to MKGQNRTDINIGARVNIVLKADQRTGKLTEGVVGRILTKSSFHPHGIKVMLEDGQVGRVQEIL
- a CDS encoding 3-isopropylmalate dehydratase large subunit, producing MHALEKILAKASEKSSVMAGEIVTAKVSFAEINDLYLQTVYSFKEMGGTKVWDKDRVAFVFDHYAPCPTIEAARNHAEMRAFAQENNLTYHFDVNAGVCHQVMPERGVVYPGMIVVATDSHTTTHGAFGAFGTGVGATDMATILLSGELWMRVPEIIEIRIEGTAPKGVYPKDVILHILGKIKADGAVYKAIDFTGSYVEQLDVAGRMVLCNMAVEMGAKTAYMQPNDLVLEYAGKRAVRPFVVEYTDADYVYAESHVFDISELTPQLSAPHSVDNVYPLEDVGRVKINQGVIGTCTGGRVTDIAVAAQILRGKKIPEYIRLIIVPASAQVMRECMDKGYIQDLMVAGATITSPGCGPCLGAHEGVIAPGEICITASNRNFPGRMGSTQAQLYLASPATVAASALNGYITDPRTIL
- a CDS encoding DNA mismatch repair protein MutS: MINLNSHYKTLEFDKILNLLANNALSEEVKARCLALTPTLNEAEAQRWMNETTQARRILEQAGAPPLSPMTELQKVIGLIQADAMLIPEQIEHVISFLASCRRMRAYLKRAEATDSAIAWYGSGIDPLGDMENELQRCIRSGALDDRASDRLNDIRRQMTITTDQIKGKLDALLRKNKAWFSESFISMRGGHYTLPVKREHKKDVTGTVIEVSNTGGTCFIEPASVGRFQSALYALEVEEDSEVRRILYVLTALISDNLPTLKRNVETMQVLDFLFAKGKLSLSMQAGPVGITTNRCIRLLGARHPLLDKATAVPLNFAVGGELSGVVITGPNTGGKTVTLKTVGLFSLMAQSGLHLPAEAGSSLCMQNLVLCDVGDGQSISENLSTFSAHIKNVLDILRQATGESLVLLDELGSGTDPAEGMGIAVAILDVLCAKGCLFAATTHYPEIKTYADNTPGLINARMAFDRESLRPLYRLEIGEAGESCALYIAERLGMPEAMLKRAREAAYTDQNAKSLPVLQQNKAINGLGKSTAPKITRQKTQQNQTPRCDTFQVGDSVLVYPTKETGIVFARANDRGEIGVQVKGIKKLVNHKRIKLQVPASELYPENYDFSILFDTVENRKARRVLERRHQEGNMIVIKEGEQEV
- a CDS encoding AAA family ATPase gives rise to the protein MQRNYIGSVRLKTPLAEDSYLHNIPAVRHLAQQKELTFTHAVTFLVGENGTGKSTLLEGIAVAYGFNAEGGTRNFSFETSATHSELHRHLTLLKSAYPKDGFFLRAESFYNATSYIDAVYEDKLRAKVPTAYGAGALHAQSHGESFLSLVENRFSGNGLYLLDEPESALSPSRLMALMVHLHALVQKNSQFIIATHSPILITYPGAQVYELSEAGVCSVDYRKTEHYQLTRRFLERPEKMLHYLLDAE
- a CDS encoding AraC family transcriptional regulator; the protein is MDWIKRLNAAINYIEEHLTDELNYEQLGRIACCSAYHFQRMFGYMAGVSLSEYIRRRRKSRAAADLQSGDQKIIDIAAKYGYDSPTAFNRAFQSVHGFAPSQAREKGRVLTSFPPISFQITIKGAVQMDYRIEKKEAFRIVGLGMEMDKDMEKNFETVPKMWAKAAQDGSIAKMCGLMNGQPKGVLGISACNGAAEQWRYYIAVASTLPADGFEEYLVPAATWAIFTGQGTGTSIQVLEQRIITEWLPTSGYEYSTGPDVEVYFDPTPENTRYEVWVPVIKQNG
- a CDS encoding 3-isopropylmalate dehydratase small subunit, with product MNNIIESAAVVLGSNIDTDQIYPGRFLALVEPDEIGKHCLEGLDEQIRQLAPGSIVVAGTNFGCGSSREHAVITLQNAKVQAVVAESFARIFFRNAINLGLPLIICKGISQTVKTGHLLRVDLTAGTVAVLETGVVLQAEKLGDHILGIIRAGGIKPLFRAKYAKSPQE
- a CDS encoding TrkH family potassium uptake protein, whose protein sequence is MNIKQWSATRIIAVGFAFIILAGGVFLSLPIASRNGEAIPFLNALFTSVSATCVTGLVLYDTWTQFSVFGQAIILLLIQIGGLGFMAIAILFSLVVGRRIGLRERSLLAEAISATQVGGVIRLVKRMLIGTAIFEGMGAVLLAVRFVPKFGLGRGLWFSVFHSVSAFCNAGFDLMGVRTPSSSLTYFYNDPLVVLTIAALIIVGGIGFVVWNDLVESRFYFFKLRLHTRAVLVSTLVLLASGMLLFLLLENDGVFANMSTQERILSAFFQSTTPRTAGFNTVDIAALSDGGKLITMLLMFIGAAPGGTGGGIKVTTLVVMASAVFASLRNREDVSIWHFRLESEILRRAFCGVSVYLAMTVCGILVLCAQGQLLTNATFECLSAIGTVGLSTGITQTLPTLSRIVIMLLMYAGRIGSLTVFLAVARSNKGGKLRNPIGKVIVG
- a CDS encoding N-acetyltransferase produces the protein MSKNIIIRPEAEQDYRVVEHLTRDAFWDVYKPGCDEHLLAHNLRYSKAFLPELDYVAVQDDCVVGNIMYSVAQVIDSDGRAHPVLTFGPLSVSPDCQRQGVGAALVHHTLAIAKKTEYPAVIIFGNPAYYHLKKPFLITKSMLQIRSSNCRDIIGSMLAR
- a CDS encoding GntR family transcriptional regulator, translating into MEQLELMPARIKIAAIVRKAILSGEFTAGSELSLTETAAKIGVSRTPVREAFQTLAAEGLIELRMNKGAVVKSIDENFIKDHFSIRMLLEGEAVARAIQNGMDANELMALQATVSDNLHFVADNTYELYNQNFHTAIWAATQSQKLYHFCETLWNGPSFSRAVPDEEHRRRSIAEHSQIIGYIAEGDAESGRRTMAAHIERSMHNILNGFKMR